Proteins encoded in a region of the Sander lucioperca isolate FBNREF2018 chromosome 4, SLUC_FBN_1.2, whole genome shotgun sequence genome:
- the dnm2b gene encoding dynamin-2 isoform X4 → MGNRGMEDLIPLINKLQDAFSSIGQSCNLDLPQIAVVGGQSAGKSSVLENFVGRDFLPRGSGIVTRRPLILQLVNSKVEYAEFLHCKGRKFVDFDEVRLEIEAETERITGSNKGISAIPINLRVYSPNVLNLTLIDLPGMTKVAVGDQPQDIEHQIRDMLMQFITKESCLILAVTPANTDLANSDALKISKEVDPQGLRTIGVITKLDLMDEGTDARDILENKLLPLRRGYIGVVNRSQKDIDGKKDIRAALAAERKFFLSHPGYRHIAERMGTPHLQKTLNQQLTNHIRDTLPGLRSKLQSQLLSLEKEVEEYKNFRPDDPTRKTKALLQMVQQFGVDFEKCIEGSGDQVDTSNLSGGAKINRIFHERFPFELVKMEFDEKELRKEISYAIKNIHGVRTGLFTPDLAFEAIVKKQIIKLKDPCLKCVDLVVTELAALIRKCTEKLGSYPRLREETERIVTTYVRERDSKTKDQVLLLIDIELSYINTNHEDFIGFANAQQRTTANATKKRVMPNQVIRRGWLTINISIMKGGSKDYWFVLTAESLSWYKDEEEKEKKYMLPLDNLKLRDVEKGFMSSKHVFAIFNTEQRNVYKDLRQIELACDTQEDVDSWKASFLRAGVYPEKDQPENEDAMSTSDTVSMDPQLERQVETIRNLVDSYIGIVNKSIRDLMPKTIMHLMINSAKDFIHSELLAYLYSAGDQGSLMEESAEQAQRRDEMLRMYHALKEALVLIGDISTTTISTPVPPPVDDTWIPKDPSPPPASRPASATAPPPSRPPAVRGPTPGPPPPLNPSPAFGAPPVPSRPPGQTAYAGDPNSGVVPLVPSRPARVPPALPPGIPSRRPPAAPNRPTVIRPSEPSLLD, encoded by the exons ATGGGAAACCGGGGGATGGAAGACCTAATTCCCCTCATTAACAAACTCCAGGACGCCTTCAGCTCCATCGGCCAGTCCTGCAACTTGGACCTGCCGCAGATAGCGGTCGTCGGCGGCCAGAGCGCAGGGAAGAGCTCCGTGTTGGAGAATTTCGTCGGGAG ggACTTCTTGCCCAGAGGATCTGGCATTGTCACCCGTCGTCCTCTCATCCTCCAGCTGGTGAACAGTAAAGTAG AGTATGCAGAGTTCCTGCACTGTAAGGGACGTAAGTTTGTGGACTTTGACGAGGTCCGTCTGGAGATTGAAGCAGAGACTGAGCGGATCACCGGATCCAACAAGGGTATCTCCGCCATCCCTATCAACCTCCGCGTCTACTCCCCTAATG TGCTGAATCTGACCCTGATCGACCTGCCGGGGATGACCAAAGTTGCCGTGGGAGACCAGCCTCAGGACATCGAGCACCAGATCAGGGACATGCTGATGCAGTTCATCACCAAGGAGAGCTGTCTGATCCTGGCCGTCACCCCGGCCAACACTGACTTGGCCAACTCCGACGCCCTTAAGATTTCCAAGGAGGTTGACCCTCAGG GTCTACGGACCATTGGTGTGATCACTAAGCTGGACCTGATGGATGAGGGGACGGATGCACGAGACATCCTGGAAAACAAACTGCTGCCGCTTCGCAGAG GTTACATTGGGGTGGTAAACCGCAGTCAAAAGGATATCGATGGGAAGAAAGATATCCGTGCGGCTTTGGCTGCTGAGAGAAAGTTCTTCCTGTCCCACCCTGGGTACAGACACATTGCAGAACGTATGGGCACTCCACACCTGCAGAAGACCCTTAATCAG CAACTTACCAACCATATCCGCGACACGTTGCCCGGGTTACGCAGTAAGCTGCAAAGCCAGCTGTTATCACTGGAGAAAGAGGTGGAAGAGTACAAGAATTTCCGCCCTGATGACCCCACACGCAAGACCAAGGCCTTGCTCCA GATGGTGCAGCAGTTTGGCGTGGACTTTGAGAAGTGCATCGAGGGGTCTGGGGATCAGGTGGACACCTCCAACTTGTCAGGTGGAGCAAAGATCAACCGCATCTTTCATGAGCGCTTTCCCTTCGAGCTGGTGAAG ATGGAGTTTGATGAGAAGGAGCTGAGGAAAGAGATCAGTTACGCCATCAAGAACATCCACGGAGTCAG GACAGGCCTGTTCACCCCAGACCTGGCGTTTGAGGCCATAGTGAAAAAGCAGATCATTAAGCTGAAAGACCCCTGTCTGAAATGCGTCGACCTCGTTGTCACTGAGCTTGCCGCCCTGATCAGGAAGTGCACTGAAAAG CTGGGATCGTACCCTCGACTGAGAGAAGAGACGGAGAGAATAGTCACCACCTacgtcagagagagagacagcaagaCCAAagaccag GTGTTGCTGTTGATTGATATTGAGCTCTCCTACATCAACACTAATCATGAGGACTTCATTGGATTTGCCAA TGCACAGCAAAGGACCACTGCTAACGCCACCAAGAAGAGGGTCATGCCCAATCAG GTGATCCGCAGAGGCTGGCTCACTATCAACATCAGTATCATGAAGGGAGGATCCAAGGACTACTGGTTTGTCCTGACTGCTGAGTCTCTCTCCTGGTACAAAGATGAGGAG gagaaagagaagaagtacATGCTGCCTCTTGACAACCTGAAGCTGAGAGATGTGGAGAAGGGCTTCATGTCCAGCAAACATGTCTTTGCCATCTTCAATACTGAACAGAG GAATGTGTATAAAGACCTGCGTCAGATTGAGCTGGCATGTGACACTCAGGAGGATGTGGACAGCTGGAAGGCTTCATTTCTCAGAGCTGGTGTTTACCCAGAGAAAGACCAG CCTGAGAACGAAGACGCGATGAGTACTAGCGACACCGTGTCCATGGACCCACAGCTGGAGCGGCAGGTGGAGACCATCCGCAACCTCGTGGACTCCTACATCGGCATTGTCAACAAGTCCATTAGAGACCTCATGCCCAAGACCATCATGCACCTCATGATCAACAGT GCGAAGGACTTCATCCACTCTGAGCTGCTGGCCTACCTGTACTCGGCCGGGGACCAGGGCAGTTTGATGGAGGAGTCAGCAGAGCAGGCTCAGAGGAGAGATGAGATGCTGAGGATGTATCATGCTTTGAAAGAGGCCCTGGTCCTTATAGGAGACATCAGCACCACCACTATTTCTACCCCAGTGCCTCCACCAGTAGATGACACTTGGATTCCCAAGGACCCAAG TCCTCCACCGGCATCCCGTCCTGCCTCAGCAACAGCACCCCCTCCCAGCCGACCCCCGGCAGTGAGGGGGCCCACTCCGGGTCCTCCACCCCCTCTCAACCCCTCACCAGCCTTCGGAGCACCGCCCGTGCCGTCTCGGCCGCCGGGCCAAACAGCCTACGCAGGCGATCCCAACTCTGGTGTTGTGCCTCTTGTCCCTTCCAGGCCGGCCCGCGTGCCTCCTGCACTGCCGCCCGGGATTCCCAg CAGAAGACCCCCGGCTGCTCCCAACCGACCCACCGTCATACGTCCTTCAGAGCCCTCCCTGCTTGactag
- the dnm2b gene encoding dynamin-2 isoform X3, producing the protein MGNRGMEDLIPLINKLQDAFSSIGQSCNLDLPQIAVVGGQSAGKSSVLENFVGRDFLPRGSGIVTRRPLILQLVNSKVEYAEFLHCKGRKFVDFDEVRLEIEAETERITGSNKGISAIPINLRVYSPNVLNLTLIDLPGMTKVAVGDQPQDIEHQIRDMLMQFITKESCLILAVTPANTDLANSDALKISKEVDPQGLRTIGVITKLDLMDEGTDARDILENKLLPLRRGYIGVVNRSQKDIDGKKDIRAALAAERKFFLSHPGYRHIAERMGTPHLQKTLNQQLTNHIRDTLPGLRSKLQSQLLSLEKEVEEYKNFRPDDPTRKTKALLQMVQQFGVDFEKCIEGSGDQVDTSNLSGGAKINRIFHERFPFELVKMEFDEKELRKEISYAIKNIHGVRTGLFTPDLAFEAIVKKQIIKLKEPCLKCIDLVIQELINTVRQCTNKLGSYPRLREETERIVTTYVRERDSKTKDQVLLLIDIELSYINTNHEDFIGFANAQQRTTANATKKRVMPNQVIRRGWLTINISIMKGGSKDYWFVLTAESLSWYKDEEEKEKKYMLPLDNLKLRDVEKGFMSSKHVFAIFNTEQRNVYKDLRQIELACDTQEDVDSWKASFLRAGVYPEKDQPENEDAMSTSDTVSMDPQLERQVETIRNLVDSYIGIVNKSIRDLMPKTIMHLMINSAKDFIHSELLAYLYSAGDQGSLMEESAEQAQRRDEMLRMYHALKEALVLIGDISTTTISTPVPPPVDDTWIPKDPSPPPASRPASATAPPPSRPPAVRGPTPGPPPPLNPSPAFGAPPVPSRPPGQTAYAGDPNSGVVPLVPSRPARVPPALPPGIPRRPPQVPSRHNQW; encoded by the exons ATGGGAAACCGGGGGATGGAAGACCTAATTCCCCTCATTAACAAACTCCAGGACGCCTTCAGCTCCATCGGCCAGTCCTGCAACTTGGACCTGCCGCAGATAGCGGTCGTCGGCGGCCAGAGCGCAGGGAAGAGCTCCGTGTTGGAGAATTTCGTCGGGAG ggACTTCTTGCCCAGAGGATCTGGCATTGTCACCCGTCGTCCTCTCATCCTCCAGCTGGTGAACAGTAAAGTAG AGTATGCAGAGTTCCTGCACTGTAAGGGACGTAAGTTTGTGGACTTTGACGAGGTCCGTCTGGAGATTGAAGCAGAGACTGAGCGGATCACCGGATCCAACAAGGGTATCTCCGCCATCCCTATCAACCTCCGCGTCTACTCCCCTAATG TGCTGAATCTGACCCTGATCGACCTGCCGGGGATGACCAAAGTTGCCGTGGGAGACCAGCCTCAGGACATCGAGCACCAGATCAGGGACATGCTGATGCAGTTCATCACCAAGGAGAGCTGTCTGATCCTGGCCGTCACCCCGGCCAACACTGACTTGGCCAACTCCGACGCCCTTAAGATTTCCAAGGAGGTTGACCCTCAGG GTCTACGGACCATTGGTGTGATCACTAAGCTGGACCTGATGGATGAGGGGACGGATGCACGAGACATCCTGGAAAACAAACTGCTGCCGCTTCGCAGAG GTTACATTGGGGTGGTAAACCGCAGTCAAAAGGATATCGATGGGAAGAAAGATATCCGTGCGGCTTTGGCTGCTGAGAGAAAGTTCTTCCTGTCCCACCCTGGGTACAGACACATTGCAGAACGTATGGGCACTCCACACCTGCAGAAGACCCTTAATCAG CAACTTACCAACCATATCCGCGACACGTTGCCCGGGTTACGCAGTAAGCTGCAAAGCCAGCTGTTATCACTGGAGAAAGAGGTGGAAGAGTACAAGAATTTCCGCCCTGATGACCCCACACGCAAGACCAAGGCCTTGCTCCA GATGGTGCAGCAGTTTGGCGTGGACTTTGAGAAGTGCATCGAGGGGTCTGGGGATCAGGTGGACACCTCCAACTTGTCAGGTGGAGCAAAGATCAACCGCATCTTTCATGAGCGCTTTCCCTTCGAGCTGGTGAAG ATGGAGTTTGATGAGAAGGAGCTGAGGAAAGAGATCAGTTACGCCATCAAGAACATCCACGGAGTCAG GACAGGCCTGTTCACCCCAGACCTGGCGTTTGAGGCCATAGTGAAAAAGCAGATCATTAAGCTGAAAGAGCCCTGTCTGAAATGCATCGACCTGGTCATCCAGGAGCTCATCAACACAGTCAGACAGTGCACCAATAAG CTGGGATCGTACCCTCGACTGAGAGAAGAGACGGAGAGAATAGTCACCACCTacgtcagagagagagacagcaagaCCAAagaccag GTGTTGCTGTTGATTGATATTGAGCTCTCCTACATCAACACTAATCATGAGGACTTCATTGGATTTGCCAA TGCACAGCAAAGGACCACTGCTAACGCCACCAAGAAGAGGGTCATGCCCAATCAG GTGATCCGCAGAGGCTGGCTCACTATCAACATCAGTATCATGAAGGGAGGATCCAAGGACTACTGGTTTGTCCTGACTGCTGAGTCTCTCTCCTGGTACAAAGATGAGGAG gagaaagagaagaagtacATGCTGCCTCTTGACAACCTGAAGCTGAGAGATGTGGAGAAGGGCTTCATGTCCAGCAAACATGTCTTTGCCATCTTCAATACTGAACAGAG GAATGTGTATAAAGACCTGCGTCAGATTGAGCTGGCATGTGACACTCAGGAGGATGTGGACAGCTGGAAGGCTTCATTTCTCAGAGCTGGTGTTTACCCAGAGAAAGACCAG CCTGAGAACGAAGACGCGATGAGTACTAGCGACACCGTGTCCATGGACCCACAGCTGGAGCGGCAGGTGGAGACCATCCGCAACCTCGTGGACTCCTACATCGGCATTGTCAACAAGTCCATTAGAGACCTCATGCCCAAGACCATCATGCACCTCATGATCAACAGT GCGAAGGACTTCATCCACTCTGAGCTGCTGGCCTACCTGTACTCGGCCGGGGACCAGGGCAGTTTGATGGAGGAGTCAGCAGAGCAGGCTCAGAGGAGAGATGAGATGCTGAGGATGTATCATGCTTTGAAAGAGGCCCTGGTCCTTATAGGAGACATCAGCACCACCACTATTTCTACCCCAGTGCCTCCACCAGTAGATGACACTTGGATTCCCAAGGACCCAAG TCCTCCACCGGCATCCCGTCCTGCCTCAGCAACAGCACCCCCTCCCAGCCGACCCCCGGCAGTGAGGGGGCCCACTCCGGGTCCTCCACCCCCTCTCAACCCCTCACCAGCCTTCGGAGCACCGCCCGTGCCGTCTCGGCCGCCGGGCCAAACAGCCTACGCAGGCGATCCCAACTCTGGTGTTGTGCCTCTTGTCCCTTCCAGGCCGGCCCGCGTGCCTCCTGCACTGCCGCCCGGGATTCCCAg GCGACCTCCACAAGTCCCCTCTCGTCACAACCAATGGTGA
- the dnm2b gene encoding dynamin-2 isoform X5 — MGNRGMEDLIPLINKLQDAFSSIGQSCNLDLPQIAVVGGQSAGKSSVLENFVGRDFLPRGSGIVTRRPLILQLVNSKVEYAEFLHCKGRKFVDFDEVRLEIEAETERITGSNKGISAIPINLRVYSPNVLNLTLIDLPGMTKVAVGDQPQDIEHQIRDMLMQFITKESCLILAVTPANTDLANSDALKISKEVDPQGLRTIGVITKLDLMDEGTDARDILENKLLPLRRGYIGVVNRSQKDIDGKKDIRAALAAERKFFLSHPGYRHIAERMGTPHLQKTLNQQLTNHIRDTLPGLRSKLQSQLLSLEKEVEEYKNFRPDDPTRKTKALLQMVQQFGVDFEKCIEGSGDQVDTSNLSGGAKINRIFHERFPFELVKMEFDEKELRKEISYAIKNIHGVRTGLFTPDLAFEAIVKKQIIKLKDPCLKCVDLVVTELAALIRKCTEKLGSYPRLREETERIVTTYVRERDSKTKDQVLLLIDIELSYINTNHEDFIGFANAQQRTTANATKKRVMPNQVIRRGWLTINISIMKGGSKDYWFVLTAESLSWYKDEEEKEKKYMLPLDNLKLRDVEKGFMSSKHVFAIFNTEQRNVYKDLRQIELACDTQEDVDSWKASFLRAGVYPEKDQPENEDAMSTSDTVSMDPQLERQVETIRNLVDSYIGIVNKSIRDLMPKTIMHLMINSAKDFIHSELLAYLYSAGDQGSLMEESAEQAQRRDEMLRMYHALKEALVLIGDISTTTISTPVPPPVDDTWIPKDPSPPPASRPASATAPPPSRPPAVRGPTPGPPPPLNPSPAFGAPPVPSRPPGQTAYAGDPNSGVVPLVPSRPARVPPALPPGIPRRPPAAPNRPTVIRPSEPSLLD; from the exons ATGGGAAACCGGGGGATGGAAGACCTAATTCCCCTCATTAACAAACTCCAGGACGCCTTCAGCTCCATCGGCCAGTCCTGCAACTTGGACCTGCCGCAGATAGCGGTCGTCGGCGGCCAGAGCGCAGGGAAGAGCTCCGTGTTGGAGAATTTCGTCGGGAG ggACTTCTTGCCCAGAGGATCTGGCATTGTCACCCGTCGTCCTCTCATCCTCCAGCTGGTGAACAGTAAAGTAG AGTATGCAGAGTTCCTGCACTGTAAGGGACGTAAGTTTGTGGACTTTGACGAGGTCCGTCTGGAGATTGAAGCAGAGACTGAGCGGATCACCGGATCCAACAAGGGTATCTCCGCCATCCCTATCAACCTCCGCGTCTACTCCCCTAATG TGCTGAATCTGACCCTGATCGACCTGCCGGGGATGACCAAAGTTGCCGTGGGAGACCAGCCTCAGGACATCGAGCACCAGATCAGGGACATGCTGATGCAGTTCATCACCAAGGAGAGCTGTCTGATCCTGGCCGTCACCCCGGCCAACACTGACTTGGCCAACTCCGACGCCCTTAAGATTTCCAAGGAGGTTGACCCTCAGG GTCTACGGACCATTGGTGTGATCACTAAGCTGGACCTGATGGATGAGGGGACGGATGCACGAGACATCCTGGAAAACAAACTGCTGCCGCTTCGCAGAG GTTACATTGGGGTGGTAAACCGCAGTCAAAAGGATATCGATGGGAAGAAAGATATCCGTGCGGCTTTGGCTGCTGAGAGAAAGTTCTTCCTGTCCCACCCTGGGTACAGACACATTGCAGAACGTATGGGCACTCCACACCTGCAGAAGACCCTTAATCAG CAACTTACCAACCATATCCGCGACACGTTGCCCGGGTTACGCAGTAAGCTGCAAAGCCAGCTGTTATCACTGGAGAAAGAGGTGGAAGAGTACAAGAATTTCCGCCCTGATGACCCCACACGCAAGACCAAGGCCTTGCTCCA GATGGTGCAGCAGTTTGGCGTGGACTTTGAGAAGTGCATCGAGGGGTCTGGGGATCAGGTGGACACCTCCAACTTGTCAGGTGGAGCAAAGATCAACCGCATCTTTCATGAGCGCTTTCCCTTCGAGCTGGTGAAG ATGGAGTTTGATGAGAAGGAGCTGAGGAAAGAGATCAGTTACGCCATCAAGAACATCCACGGAGTCAG GACAGGCCTGTTCACCCCAGACCTGGCGTTTGAGGCCATAGTGAAAAAGCAGATCATTAAGCTGAAAGACCCCTGTCTGAAATGCGTCGACCTCGTTGTCACTGAGCTTGCCGCCCTGATCAGGAAGTGCACTGAAAAG CTGGGATCGTACCCTCGACTGAGAGAAGAGACGGAGAGAATAGTCACCACCTacgtcagagagagagacagcaagaCCAAagaccag GTGTTGCTGTTGATTGATATTGAGCTCTCCTACATCAACACTAATCATGAGGACTTCATTGGATTTGCCAA TGCACAGCAAAGGACCACTGCTAACGCCACCAAGAAGAGGGTCATGCCCAATCAG GTGATCCGCAGAGGCTGGCTCACTATCAACATCAGTATCATGAAGGGAGGATCCAAGGACTACTGGTTTGTCCTGACTGCTGAGTCTCTCTCCTGGTACAAAGATGAGGAG gagaaagagaagaagtacATGCTGCCTCTTGACAACCTGAAGCTGAGAGATGTGGAGAAGGGCTTCATGTCCAGCAAACATGTCTTTGCCATCTTCAATACTGAACAGAG GAATGTGTATAAAGACCTGCGTCAGATTGAGCTGGCATGTGACACTCAGGAGGATGTGGACAGCTGGAAGGCTTCATTTCTCAGAGCTGGTGTTTACCCAGAGAAAGACCAG CCTGAGAACGAAGACGCGATGAGTACTAGCGACACCGTGTCCATGGACCCACAGCTGGAGCGGCAGGTGGAGACCATCCGCAACCTCGTGGACTCCTACATCGGCATTGTCAACAAGTCCATTAGAGACCTCATGCCCAAGACCATCATGCACCTCATGATCAACAGT GCGAAGGACTTCATCCACTCTGAGCTGCTGGCCTACCTGTACTCGGCCGGGGACCAGGGCAGTTTGATGGAGGAGTCAGCAGAGCAGGCTCAGAGGAGAGATGAGATGCTGAGGATGTATCATGCTTTGAAAGAGGCCCTGGTCCTTATAGGAGACATCAGCACCACCACTATTTCTACCCCAGTGCCTCCACCAGTAGATGACACTTGGATTCCCAAGGACCCAAG TCCTCCACCGGCATCCCGTCCTGCCTCAGCAACAGCACCCCCTCCCAGCCGACCCCCGGCAGTGAGGGGGCCCACTCCGGGTCCTCCACCCCCTCTCAACCCCTCACCAGCCTTCGGAGCACCGCCCGTGCCGTCTCGGCCGCCGGGCCAAACAGCCTACGCAGGCGATCCCAACTCTGGTGTTGTGCCTCTTGTCCCTTCCAGGCCGGCCCGCGTGCCTCCTGCACTGCCGCCCGGGATTCCCAg AAGACCCCCGGCTGCTCCCAACCGACCCACCGTCATACGTCCTTCAGAGCCCTCCCTGCTTGactag
- the dnm2b gene encoding dynamin-2 isoform X1 produces MGNRGMEDLIPLINKLQDAFSSIGQSCNLDLPQIAVVGGQSAGKSSVLENFVGRDFLPRGSGIVTRRPLILQLVNSKVEYAEFLHCKGRKFVDFDEVRLEIEAETERITGSNKGISAIPINLRVYSPNVLNLTLIDLPGMTKVAVGDQPQDIEHQIRDMLMQFITKESCLILAVTPANTDLANSDALKISKEVDPQGLRTIGVITKLDLMDEGTDARDILENKLLPLRRGYIGVVNRSQKDIDGKKDIRAALAAERKFFLSHPGYRHIAERMGTPHLQKTLNQQLTNHIRDTLPGLRSKLQSQLLSLEKEVEEYKNFRPDDPTRKTKALLQMVQQFGVDFEKCIEGSGDQVDTSNLSGGAKINRIFHERFPFELVKMEFDEKELRKEISYAIKNIHGVRTGLFTPDLAFEAIVKKQIIKLKEPCLKCIDLVIQELINTVRQCTNKLGSYPRLREETERIVTTYVRERDSKTKDQVLLLIDIELSYINTNHEDFIGFANAQQRTTANATKKRVMPNQVIRRGWLTINISIMKGGSKDYWFVLTAESLSWYKDEEEKEKKYMLPLDNLKLRDVEKGFMSSKHVFAIFNTEQRNVYKDLRQIELACDTQEDVDSWKASFLRAGVYPEKDQPENEDAMSTSDTVSMDPQLERQVETIRNLVDSYIGIVNKSIRDLMPKTIMHLMINSAKDFIHSELLAYLYSAGDQGSLMEESAEQAQRRDEMLRMYHALKEALVLIGDISTTTISTPVPPPVDDTWIPKDPSPPPASRPASATAPPPSRPPAVRGPTPGPPPPLNPSPAFGAPPVPSRPPGQTAYAGDPNSGVVPLVPSRPARVPPALPPGIPSRRPPAAPNRPTVIRPSEPSLLD; encoded by the exons ATGGGAAACCGGGGGATGGAAGACCTAATTCCCCTCATTAACAAACTCCAGGACGCCTTCAGCTCCATCGGCCAGTCCTGCAACTTGGACCTGCCGCAGATAGCGGTCGTCGGCGGCCAGAGCGCAGGGAAGAGCTCCGTGTTGGAGAATTTCGTCGGGAG ggACTTCTTGCCCAGAGGATCTGGCATTGTCACCCGTCGTCCTCTCATCCTCCAGCTGGTGAACAGTAAAGTAG AGTATGCAGAGTTCCTGCACTGTAAGGGACGTAAGTTTGTGGACTTTGACGAGGTCCGTCTGGAGATTGAAGCAGAGACTGAGCGGATCACCGGATCCAACAAGGGTATCTCCGCCATCCCTATCAACCTCCGCGTCTACTCCCCTAATG TGCTGAATCTGACCCTGATCGACCTGCCGGGGATGACCAAAGTTGCCGTGGGAGACCAGCCTCAGGACATCGAGCACCAGATCAGGGACATGCTGATGCAGTTCATCACCAAGGAGAGCTGTCTGATCCTGGCCGTCACCCCGGCCAACACTGACTTGGCCAACTCCGACGCCCTTAAGATTTCCAAGGAGGTTGACCCTCAGG GTCTACGGACCATTGGTGTGATCACTAAGCTGGACCTGATGGATGAGGGGACGGATGCACGAGACATCCTGGAAAACAAACTGCTGCCGCTTCGCAGAG GTTACATTGGGGTGGTAAACCGCAGTCAAAAGGATATCGATGGGAAGAAAGATATCCGTGCGGCTTTGGCTGCTGAGAGAAAGTTCTTCCTGTCCCACCCTGGGTACAGACACATTGCAGAACGTATGGGCACTCCACACCTGCAGAAGACCCTTAATCAG CAACTTACCAACCATATCCGCGACACGTTGCCCGGGTTACGCAGTAAGCTGCAAAGCCAGCTGTTATCACTGGAGAAAGAGGTGGAAGAGTACAAGAATTTCCGCCCTGATGACCCCACACGCAAGACCAAGGCCTTGCTCCA GATGGTGCAGCAGTTTGGCGTGGACTTTGAGAAGTGCATCGAGGGGTCTGGGGATCAGGTGGACACCTCCAACTTGTCAGGTGGAGCAAAGATCAACCGCATCTTTCATGAGCGCTTTCCCTTCGAGCTGGTGAAG ATGGAGTTTGATGAGAAGGAGCTGAGGAAAGAGATCAGTTACGCCATCAAGAACATCCACGGAGTCAG GACAGGCCTGTTCACCCCAGACCTGGCGTTTGAGGCCATAGTGAAAAAGCAGATCATTAAGCTGAAAGAGCCCTGTCTGAAATGCATCGACCTGGTCATCCAGGAGCTCATCAACACAGTCAGACAGTGCACCAATAAG CTGGGATCGTACCCTCGACTGAGAGAAGAGACGGAGAGAATAGTCACCACCTacgtcagagagagagacagcaagaCCAAagaccag GTGTTGCTGTTGATTGATATTGAGCTCTCCTACATCAACACTAATCATGAGGACTTCATTGGATTTGCCAA TGCACAGCAAAGGACCACTGCTAACGCCACCAAGAAGAGGGTCATGCCCAATCAG GTGATCCGCAGAGGCTGGCTCACTATCAACATCAGTATCATGAAGGGAGGATCCAAGGACTACTGGTTTGTCCTGACTGCTGAGTCTCTCTCCTGGTACAAAGATGAGGAG gagaaagagaagaagtacATGCTGCCTCTTGACAACCTGAAGCTGAGAGATGTGGAGAAGGGCTTCATGTCCAGCAAACATGTCTTTGCCATCTTCAATACTGAACAGAG GAATGTGTATAAAGACCTGCGTCAGATTGAGCTGGCATGTGACACTCAGGAGGATGTGGACAGCTGGAAGGCTTCATTTCTCAGAGCTGGTGTTTACCCAGAGAAAGACCAG CCTGAGAACGAAGACGCGATGAGTACTAGCGACACCGTGTCCATGGACCCACAGCTGGAGCGGCAGGTGGAGACCATCCGCAACCTCGTGGACTCCTACATCGGCATTGTCAACAAGTCCATTAGAGACCTCATGCCCAAGACCATCATGCACCTCATGATCAACAGT GCGAAGGACTTCATCCACTCTGAGCTGCTGGCCTACCTGTACTCGGCCGGGGACCAGGGCAGTTTGATGGAGGAGTCAGCAGAGCAGGCTCAGAGGAGAGATGAGATGCTGAGGATGTATCATGCTTTGAAAGAGGCCCTGGTCCTTATAGGAGACATCAGCACCACCACTATTTCTACCCCAGTGCCTCCACCAGTAGATGACACTTGGATTCCCAAGGACCCAAG TCCTCCACCGGCATCCCGTCCTGCCTCAGCAACAGCACCCCCTCCCAGCCGACCCCCGGCAGTGAGGGGGCCCACTCCGGGTCCTCCACCCCCTCTCAACCCCTCACCAGCCTTCGGAGCACCGCCCGTGCCGTCTCGGCCGCCGGGCCAAACAGCCTACGCAGGCGATCCCAACTCTGGTGTTGTGCCTCTTGTCCCTTCCAGGCCGGCCCGCGTGCCTCCTGCACTGCCGCCCGGGATTCCCAg CAGAAGACCCCCGGCTGCTCCCAACCGACCCACCGTCATACGTCCTTCAGAGCCCTCCCTGCTTGactag